A genomic stretch from Strix aluco isolate bStrAlu1 chromosome 12, bStrAlu1.hap1, whole genome shotgun sequence includes:
- the PCLAF gene encoding PCNA-associated factor, protein MVRTKAGSGGCRKVLVARAPRKVLGSSSLNAGPSPAAKKGEARRGGGNPVCVRPVPAWQRGIGEFLRLPQENRAPGGEAAGSSGPGPAAKKACPLPPDPAEDGKSSEEE, encoded by the exons ATGGTGCGGACGAaggcggggagcggcggctgcCGCAAag tgctggtcGCCCGCGCTCCCCGGAAggtgctgggctccagcagcctcAACGCGGGACCGTCGCCGGCCGCTAAGAAAG GCGAGGCCCGCCGTGGCGGGGGGAACCCGGTGTGCGTGAGGCCTGTCCCCGCCTGGCAGAGGGGCATCGGCGAGTTCCTGCGGCTGCCGCAGGAGAACCGGGCGCCCGGCGGAGAGGCGGCGGGGAGCagcggcccgggcccggccgctaAAAA AGCTTGCCCCCTGCCACCAGATCCTGCAGAAGATGGCAAGTCCTCTGAAGAAGAGTAG